Proteins found in one Allorhizobium pseudoryzae genomic segment:
- the lepB gene encoding signal peptidase I, producing MSQKAEPKQNALWENIKVIIQALLLAMIIRTVLFQPFTIPSGSMMPTLLVGDYIFVNKFAYGYSRYSLPFSPNLFSGRVLEFAEPKRGDVIVFRLPTDPDVDYIKRLIGLPGDRVQMIDGILHVNGQPVPKQPDGTFTSDYRLDPGSDVPVFRETLDNGKSFDTLDQIPNSRGDNTREFVVPEGHYFFMGDNRDNSLDSRFDVGYVPAENLVGRASVIFFSLGNDTSFREIWKWPANMRWDRLFKVVD from the coding sequence GTGTCTCAAAAAGCCGAACCGAAGCAGAACGCCCTCTGGGAAAACATCAAGGTCATCATTCAGGCGCTTCTGCTCGCCATGATCATCCGGACGGTCCTGTTTCAGCCCTTCACCATTCCGTCCGGCTCCATGATGCCGACGCTGCTGGTGGGCGACTACATCTTCGTCAACAAGTTCGCCTACGGTTATTCGCGTTACTCGCTGCCCTTCTCGCCGAACCTGTTCTCCGGTCGCGTGCTGGAATTTGCCGAGCCGAAGCGGGGCGACGTGATCGTGTTCCGCCTGCCGACCGATCCCGACGTGGATTACATCAAGCGCCTGATCGGCCTGCCGGGCGACCGGGTGCAGATGATCGACGGCATCCTGCATGTGAACGGCCAGCCGGTGCCGAAGCAGCCGGATGGCACCTTCACCTCCGATTACCGTCTCGATCCGGGTTCGGACGTGCCGGTCTTCCGCGAAACGCTCGACAACGGCAAGAGCTTCGATACGCTGGACCAGATCCCCAATTCGCGCGGCGACAACACCCGTGAATTCGTGGTGCCGGAAGGCCATTATTTCTTCATGGGCGATAATCGCGACAATTCGCTCGATAGCCGCTTCGATGTCGGGTATGTTCCGGCGGAAAACCTGGTGGGTCGCGCCAGCGTCATCTTCTTCTCGCTTGGCAACGACACCTCCTTCCGCGAAATCTGGAAGTGGCCGGCCAATATGCGCTGGGACCGTCTGTTCAAGGTGGTTGACTGA
- the rnc gene encoding ribonuclease III encodes MMKTPQLSADQRAKLEKVIGHAFSDKQWLDRALTHASTGTAKSGNYERLEFLGDRVLGLCVAELLFSTFHAATEGELSVRLNQLVSAESCAGVADELGLHQFIRTGSDVKKLTGKRMMNVRADVVESLIAALYLDGGLETARGFILRHWQKRATAESAARRDAKTELQEWSHAKFGLTPVYRIDDRSGPDHDPSFTVTVEVTGVAPETGVERSKRAAEQVAATKMLEREGVWQKPADQN; translated from the coding sequence CTGATGAAGACGCCACAGCTCTCGGCTGATCAGCGTGCGAAGCTTGAAAAGGTGATCGGCCACGCGTTTTCGGACAAGCAGTGGCTGGACCGCGCGTTGACGCATGCGAGCACCGGGACGGCCAAGAGCGGCAATTACGAGCGCCTGGAGTTTCTGGGCGACCGTGTTCTCGGTCTGTGTGTGGCCGAACTGCTGTTCAGCACCTTTCATGCCGCGACCGAGGGCGAGCTCTCCGTGCGGCTGAACCAGCTGGTGAGTGCCGAAAGCTGTGCCGGCGTTGCCGACGAACTGGGCCTGCACCAGTTCATCCGCACCGGTTCGGACGTGAAGAAGCTGACCGGCAAACGCATGATGAATGTGCGCGCCGATGTGGTGGAAAGCCTGATTGCGGCGCTTTACCTCGATGGCGGGCTGGAAACGGCAAGAGGCTTCATTCTGCGCCATTGGCAGAAGCGCGCGACCGCTGAGTCTGCGGCGCGCCGCGATGCCAAGACGGAGCTGCAGGAATGGTCGCATGCGAAGTTCGGCCTGACGCCGGTCTACCGGATCGATGACCGCTCCGGCCCCGACCATGATCCGAGCTTCACCGTGACGGTGGAGGTGACCGGTGTTGCCCCCGAAACCGGCGTCGAGCGCTCCAAGCGCGCGGCGGAACAGGTGGCGGCAACCAAGATGCTTGAACGTGAAGGCGTGTGGCAGAAGCCCGCCGACCAGAACTGA
- the recO gene encoding DNA repair protein RecO — MQWQDEGIVIGVRRHGETSVVAELMTRERGRHLGLVRGGRSRAMQPVLQPGNRVEAVWRARLDEHLGDYKLEPLQLRAARLMEHATSVYGVQAMGALLRLLPERDPHPHLYEALDVILDHMDDPAGAGELFVRFELAVLNDLGFGLDLTECAATGRRDDLIYVSPKSGRAVCREAGAPYADRLLTLPGFLAPETSLSASRESLTAAFRLSGFFLHRHVYEPRGLTENAARDGFVQAALKAMMRLECQPDGRKIG, encoded by the coding sequence ATGCAGTGGCAGGATGAAGGCATTGTGATCGGCGTGCGCCGCCATGGCGAAACCAGCGTCGTGGCGGAACTGATGACGCGGGAACGCGGCCGTCATCTGGGGCTGGTGCGCGGCGGCCGTTCGCGCGCCATGCAGCCGGTGCTGCAGCCCGGCAATCGCGTCGAGGCGGTCTGGCGTGCGCGGCTCGACGAACATCTGGGGGATTACAAGCTCGAGCCGCTGCAGCTTCGCGCTGCCCGCCTGATGGAGCACGCGACCTCCGTCTACGGCGTACAGGCCATGGGCGCCCTTCTGCGGCTCCTTCCCGAACGCGACCCGCATCCGCATCTCTATGAGGCGCTGGATGTCATCCTCGACCACATGGATGATCCGGCCGGTGCCGGCGAGCTGTTCGTCCGTTTCGAACTGGCCGTCCTCAATGATCTCGGCTTCGGGCTGGATCTCACCGAATGCGCGGCAACCGGCAGGCGGGATGACCTGATCTATGTGTCGCCGAAAAGCGGCCGGGCCGTCTGTCGTGAGGCCGGCGCACCCTATGCCGATCGTCTGCTGACGCTTCCGGGGTTTCTTGCGCCGGAAACCTCGCTCAGCGCCAGCCGCGAGAGCCTGACCGCCGCGTTTCGGCTGAGCGGCTTCTTCCTGCATCGGCATGTCTACGAGCCGCGGGGTTTGACGGAAAACGCCGCCCGCGACGGTTTCGTCCAGGCGGCGCTGAAGGCGATGATGCGGCTGGAATGCCAGCCGGACGGTCGGAAAATCGGCTGA
- the rpoZ gene encoding DNA-directed RNA polymerase subunit omega: MARVTVEDCIDKVDNRFELVLLASHRARQISQGASITVDRDNDKNPVVALREIADETLSPDDLKEDLIHSLQKHVEVDEPEPDPSSLISANAGAAGAADKGLDEDDLPETLTFDQMSEEELLAGIEGLVPPEKSDDY; the protein is encoded by the coding sequence ATGGCCCGTGTCACAGTAGAAGATTGCATCGACAAAGTCGATAACCGTTTCGAGCTGGTGCTGCTTGCCAGCCACCGTGCCCGCCAGATCTCGCAGGGCGCCTCGATCACCGTAGACCGCGACAACGATAAGAACCCCGTCGTTGCTCTGCGCGAAATTGCTGACGAAACGCTGTCGCCCGACGACCTGAAGGAAGACCTGATCCACTCGCTGCAGAAGCATGTGGAAGTGGATGAGCCGGAGCCCGATCCGTCGAGCCTGATCTCCGCCAATGCCGGTGCCGCAGGGGCTGCCGACAAGGGTCTGGACGAGGACGACCTGCCGGAAACCCTTACTTTTGACCAGATGTCGGAAGAAGAACTGTTGGCAGGCATCGAAGGCCTTGTCCCGCCGGAGAAGAGCGACGACTACTGA
- a CDS encoding DUF3563 family protein produces the protein MFKPLKKIARALRAPTVQEREMAYLNASNDAIELEYRMRQIDRGMFRKGF, from the coding sequence ATGTTCAAGCCGCTCAAGAAGATCGCCCGCGCCCTTCGCGCTCCCACCGTTCAGGAACGCGAAATGGCCTATCTGAATGCCTCGAACGACGCCATCGAACTGGAATACCGCATGCGCCAGATCGACCGCGGCATGTTCCGCAAGGGCTTCTGA
- a CDS encoding LabA-like NYN domain-containing protein has translation MFDPREKIALFIDGANLYAASKSLGFDIDYRKLLKAFQKRGYLLRAYYYTALIEDQEYSSIRPLIDWLDYNGYKVITKPAKEFTDSLGRRKVKGNMDIELAIDAMEQSATVDHLVLFSGDGDFTTLVEALQRKGRKVSVVSTMATQPPMIADDLRRQSDHFIDLISLKAEIGRDPSERVQRVAEPVAEVNED, from the coding sequence ATGTTCGACCCCAGGGAAAAAATAGCACTTTTCATCGACGGCGCGAATTTGTACGCGGCTTCGAAAAGCCTCGGCTTTGACATCGACTACCGGAAGCTCTTGAAGGCGTTTCAGAAGCGCGGCTATTTGTTGCGCGCCTATTACTACACGGCACTCATCGAAGATCAGGAATACTCCTCGATCCGTCCGCTGATCGACTGGCTGGACTATAATGGCTACAAGGTCATCACCAAACCCGCCAAGGAATTCACGGATTCGCTGGGCCGCCGCAAGGTAAAGGGCAACATGGACATCGAGCTTGCCATCGATGCCATGGAGCAATCGGCAACCGTTGACCACCTCGTTCTTTTCTCGGGCGACGGCGATTTCACCACGCTTGTCGAGGCGCTGCAGCGCAAGGGTCGCAAGGTGTCGGTCGTCTCGACCATGGCAACACAGCCGCCGATGATCGCCGACGATCTGCGCCGCCAGTCCGATCACTTCATCGATCTGATTTCGCTGAAGGCGGAAATCGGTCGCGATCCCTCGGAACGCGTGCAGCGGGTTGCCGAGCCCGTGGCAGAAGTCAACGAAGACTGA
- the era gene encoding GTPase Era, translating to MTEENTMAGPEEAASPTRSGFVALIGATNAGKSTLVNRLVGAKVSIVSHKVQTTRAIVRGIAIHEQTQIVFMDTPGIFKPRRRLDRAMVTSAWGGAKDADIIMLLIDSERGLRGDAETILEGLKEVHQPKILVLNKIDQVKREDLLKLAAAANEVVKFEDTFMISATNGSGCDDLLGHLAKRLPEGPWYYPEDQISDLPMRQLAAEITREKLFLRLHQELPYSSHVETEKWEERKDGSVRIEQVIYVERDSQKKIALGKGGEAIKAISTASRKELSEILEQPVHLFLFVKVRENWGDDPERFREMGLEFPKG from the coding sequence ATGACCGAAGAAAACACCATGGCTGGCCCAGAAGAGGCGGCTTCCCCCACCAGATCCGGTTTCGTGGCGCTGATCGGCGCCACCAATGCCGGCAAGTCCACGCTGGTGAACCGTCTCGTGGGCGCCAAGGTGTCGATCGTCAGCCACAAGGTGCAGACGACGCGCGCCATCGTGCGCGGCATTGCCATCCATGAGCAGACCCAGATCGTCTTCATGGATACGCCCGGCATCTTCAAGCCGCGCCGCAGGCTCGACCGCGCCATGGTGACGTCCGCCTGGGGCGGCGCCAAGGATGCCGATATCATCATGCTGCTGATCGACAGCGAGCGCGGCCTGCGCGGCGATGCGGAAACCATCCTGGAGGGCCTCAAGGAGGTCCACCAGCCAAAAATCCTCGTCCTCAACAAGATCGACCAAGTGAAACGCGAAGATCTCCTGAAGCTCGCCGCCGCGGCCAACGAGGTGGTCAAGTTCGAAGACACCTTCATGATCTCGGCCACCAACGGCTCCGGCTGCGACGATCTTCTCGGCCATCTCGCCAAGCGCCTGCCGGAAGGCCCGTGGTATTATCCGGAGGACCAGATCTCCGACCTGCCGATGCGCCAGCTCGCCGCCGAAATCACCCGCGAAAAACTCTTCCTGCGCCTGCACCAGGAGCTTCCCTATTCCTCGCATGTCGAGACGGAAAAGTGGGAAGAGCGCAAGGACGGCTCGGTCAGGATCGAGCAGGTCATCTACGTCGAGCGCGACAGCCAGAAGAAGATTGCGCTCGGCAAGGGCGGGGAGGCGATCAAGGCCATCTCGACCGCCTCGCGCAAGGAACTGTCGGAAATCTTAGAACAGCCCGTCCACCTCTTCCTCTTCGTCAAGGTGCGCGAGAACTGGGGCGACGACCCCGAACGCTTCCGCGAGATGGGTCTGGAATTCCCGAAGGGCTGA
- the acpS gene encoding holo-ACP synthase, translating to MIIGMGSDLIDIRRVEKSIERFGERFTHRCFTDIERRKSDGRKMRAASYAKRFAAKEACSKALGTGLAQGVFWKDMGVVNLPSGKPTMALTNGAAERLSALLPAGHEAVIHLTITDEFPYAQAFVVIEARPLAVPMAAPA from the coding sequence ATGATCATCGGCATGGGCAGCGACCTCATCGACATTCGACGGGTCGAAAAATCCATCGAGCGTTTCGGCGAACGCTTCACACATCGCTGTTTCACCGACATCGAAAGACGCAAGTCCGACGGCCGCAAGATGCGCGCCGCCTCCTATGCCAAGCGCTTTGCCGCCAAGGAAGCCTGTTCCAAGGCGCTCGGTACCGGCCTGGCGCAGGGCGTGTTCTGGAAGGACATGGGCGTCGTCAACCTGCCGAGCGGCAAGCCGACGATGGCGCTGACCAACGGTGCCGCCGAGCGGCTGTCGGCGCTTCTGCCGGCCGGTCATGAAGCCGTGATCCACCTCACCATTACCGATGAATTCCCTTACGCGCAGGCCTTCGTGGTCATCGAGGCGCGCCCTTTGGCTGTGCCCATGGCGGCGCCTGCCTGA
- a CDS encoding RelA/SpoT family protein — protein sequence MMRQYELVERVQKYKPDANEALLNKAYVYAMQKHGKQKRASGDPYISHPLEVAAILTDMHLDESTIAVALLHDTIEDTTATRAEIDELFGEDIGRLVEGLTKLKRLDLVSKKAKQAENLRKLLLAISDDVRVLLVKLADRLHNMRTLEHMSQEKRARISEETMDIYAPLAGRMGMQDMREELEDLSFRYMNPEAYETVTNRLSELSARNENLITKIEDELRDLLVANGLLNAWVKGRQKKPYSVFRKMQSKSLSFEQLSDVYGFRIIVDDIPACYRALGIVHTRWRVVPGRFKDYISTPKQNDYRSIHTTIVGPSRQRIELQIRTKRMHDIAEYGIAAHSLYKDGENGEGGELLSKESNAYSWLRHTIEALSEGDSPEEFLEHTKLELFQDQVFCFTPKGKLIALPRGATPIDFAYAVHTNIGDTTVGAKINGRIMPLVTRLNNGDEVEIIRSGVQVPPAAWEEIVVTGKARAAIRRATRMAIRKQYAGLGHRILERTFERAGKTFSRDILKPALFRLGQKDVEDAIASVGRGEMSSLDVLKAVFPDYKDERTTIKPAADQGWFNMQSATGMIFRLPGQERTAKEATEAAKAEGMDPLPIRGLSGNVEVRFSPAGAVPGDRIVGIMEEGHGITIYPIQASALQKFDDQPERWIDVRWDLDEANKSRFGARIAINALNEPGTLATVAQVIARLDINIRMMTMGRVATDFSELSFELEVWDLRQLNQLLSQLKDLDCVSTVKRVYD from the coding sequence ATGATGAGGCAATACGAGCTCGTCGAGCGGGTTCAAAAATATAAACCCGACGCCAACGAAGCTCTCCTCAACAAGGCTTATGTCTATGCCATGCAAAAACATGGCAAGCAGAAGCGCGCCAGCGGCGATCCCTATATTTCGCATCCGCTGGAAGTCGCCGCTATCCTGACCGACATGCATCTGGACGAGTCGACGATCGCGGTCGCGCTGCTGCACGACACGATCGAGGACACGACGGCAACGCGCGCCGAGATCGATGAGCTGTTCGGCGAGGATATCGGCCGTCTGGTTGAGGGCCTGACGAAGCTCAAGCGGCTGGATCTCGTGTCCAAGAAGGCAAAGCAGGCGGAAAACCTGCGCAAGCTGTTGCTGGCGATTTCCGACGACGTGCGCGTGCTGCTCGTCAAGCTCGCCGACCGTCTGCACAACATGCGCACGCTGGAGCACATGTCGCAGGAGAAGCGGGCGCGCATCTCCGAAGAGACGATGGACATCTATGCGCCGCTTGCCGGCCGCATGGGCATGCAGGACATGCGCGAGGAGCTGGAGGATTTATCCTTCCGCTACATGAACCCGGAAGCCTACGAGACCGTCACCAACCGGCTTTCCGAGCTGTCTGCCCGCAACGAGAACCTCATCACCAAGATCGAGGACGAGTTGCGCGATCTGCTCGTCGCGAACGGCCTTCTGAACGCCTGGGTGAAGGGGCGCCAGAAGAAACCCTATTCCGTCTTCCGCAAGATGCAGTCGAAGTCGCTGTCCTTCGAACAGCTCTCGGATGTCTACGGCTTCCGGATCATCGTCGATGACATCCCGGCCTGTTACCGGGCGCTCGGCATCGTCCATACACGCTGGCGCGTGGTGCCGGGCCGCTTCAAGGACTATATCTCGACCCCGAAGCAGAACGACTACCGATCGATCCACACCACCATCGTTGGGCCGTCCCGCCAGCGTATCGAACTGCAGATCCGCACCAAGCGGATGCATGACATCGCCGAATACGGGATCGCCGCACACAGCCTCTACAAGGATGGCGAGAACGGCGAGGGTGGCGAGCTGCTCTCCAAGGAAAGCAATGCCTATTCGTGGCTGCGCCATACCATCGAAGCGCTGTCCGAAGGCGACAGCCCGGAAGAATTCCTCGAGCACACCAAGCTCGAACTCTTCCAGGACCAGGTCTTCTGCTTTACGCCGAAGGGCAAGCTGATCGCGCTGCCGCGCGGCGCGACCCCGATCGATTTCGCCTATGCGGTGCACACCAATATCGGTGACACGACCGTCGGCGCCAAGATCAACGGGCGCATCATGCCGCTCGTCACGCGTCTCAACAATGGCGACGAGGTGGAGATCATCCGCTCCGGCGTTCAGGTGCCGCCGGCGGCCTGGGAAGAGATCGTGGTGACCGGCAAGGCGCGCGCCGCCATCCGCCGTGCCACCCGCATGGCGATCCGCAAGCAGTATGCCGGCCTCGGCCACCGCATTCTGGAGCGCACCTTCGAGCGGGCCGGCAAGACGTTTTCCCGCGATATCCTGAAGCCGGCGCTCTTCCGCCTCGGTCAGAAGGATGTCGAGGATGCGATCGCCTCCGTCGGACGCGGCGAAATGTCGTCGCTCGATGTGCTGAAGGCGGTGTTCCCGGACTACAAGGACGAGCGGACCACCATCAAGCCGGCGGCCGATCAGGGCTGGTTCAACATGCAGAGCGCCACCGGCATGATCTTCCGCTTGCCGGGGCAGGAGCGGACCGCCAAGGAGGCGACCGAAGCCGCCAAGGCCGAAGGCATGGACCCGCTGCCGATCCGCGGCCTTTCCGGCAATGTCGAGGTGCGCTTCTCACCGGCTGGCGCGGTGCCGGGCGACCGCATCGTCGGCATCATGGAGGAGGGGCACGGGATCACCATCTATCCGATCCAGGCCTCCGCCCTGCAGAAGTTCGACGACCAGCCGGAGCGCTGGATCGACGTGCGCTGGGATCTCGACGAGGCGAACAAGTCACGATTCGGTGCGAGGATCGCCATCAACGCGTTGAATGAACCGGGAACGCTGGCGACCGTGGCGCAGGTGATCGCCCGTCTCGACATCAACATCCGCATGATGACGATGGGCCGCGTCGCGACCGATTTCTCGGAGCTGTCCTTCGAGCTGGAGGTCTGGGACCTGCGCCAGCTGAACCAGCTCCTGTCGCAGTTGAAGGACCTCGACTGCGTCTCCACCGTCAAGCGCGTCTACGACTGA
- a CDS encoding MFS transporter, whose protein sequence is MSPAPASPNATAPKATASMPWTIITCGSLIVLLVFGPRSAMGFFQLPMLSDTGWDRSTFGLAMAFQNLFWGMSQPIFGALADKYGTGRVLVMSGLLYAAGLAVMAFAAAPLWLHVGGGILVGMGIGAGSFSVVLSAFARHVTPEQRSMAFGIGTAAGSAGMFLFAPVSQALISLYGWSDSLVIMGAMMLAVPLLAFPLRGNSRSGSQNAAAFQQSAGEALREAFGHKSYVLLVTGFFVCGYQVAFITAHFPAYLGDIGIDARYAVIAMACIGFFNIIGSLAAGVIGQRYSKPYFLALIYIARSVVVTAFLLLPQTPTSVIIFAVVMGLLWLSTVPPTNALVAIMFGTRHLGLLGGMVFLTHQIGSFLGVWMGGYLYDHFGSYDPVWWLGVALGIFAAVVHWPIVEKPVQRPMMPAAA, encoded by the coding sequence ATGAGTCCCGCCCCTGCCTCCCCCAATGCCACGGCGCCGAAAGCGACCGCCTCCATGCCGTGGACGATCATCACCTGCGGCTCGCTGATCGTGCTGCTCGTCTTCGGCCCCCGGTCGGCGATGGGCTTTTTCCAGCTGCCGATGCTTTCGGATACCGGCTGGGACCGCTCGACCTTCGGGTTGGCCATGGCCTTTCAGAACCTGTTCTGGGGCATGAGCCAGCCGATCTTCGGCGCATTGGCCGACAAATACGGCACCGGACGCGTGCTGGTGATGTCGGGGCTTCTCTATGCCGCCGGGCTTGCCGTCATGGCCTTTGCCGCAGCCCCGCTCTGGCTGCATGTGGGCGGCGGCATCCTCGTCGGCATGGGCATCGGCGCCGGCTCCTTCAGCGTGGTTCTCTCGGCTTTCGCAAGGCATGTGACACCCGAACAGCGCTCAATGGCGTTCGGCATCGGCACGGCGGCGGGCTCTGCCGGCATGTTTCTGTTCGCCCCCGTCAGCCAGGCGCTGATCAGCCTTTACGGCTGGTCCGACAGCCTGGTGATCATGGGCGCCATGATGCTCGCGGTGCCGCTGCTGGCCTTTCCCTTGCGGGGCAATTCGCGCTCCGGCAGCCAGAACGCGGCGGCCTTCCAGCAGAGCGCCGGCGAGGCGCTGCGTGAGGCGTTCGGCCACAAGAGTTATGTGCTTTTGGTGACCGGCTTCTTCGTCTGCGGCTATCAGGTCGCCTTCATCACGGCGCATTTTCCGGCCTATCTCGGTGATATCGGCATCGATGCGCGCTATGCGGTGATCGCCATGGCCTGCATCGGCTTCTTCAACATCATCGGGTCGCTGGCCGCCGGCGTCATCGGCCAGCGCTATTCGAAACCGTATTTCCTGGCACTGATCTACATCGCCCGGTCGGTGGTCGTCACCGCCTTCCTGCTGTTGCCGCAGACGCCGACGTCGGTGATCATCTTTGCCGTGGTGATGGGCCTGCTATGGCTCTCCACGGTGCCACCGACCAATGCATTGGTCGCCATCATGTTCGGCACGCGCCATCTCGGCCTGCTGGGCGGGATGGTCTTCCTCACCCACCAGATCGGCTCCTTCCTCGGCGTGTGGATGGGCGGCTATCTCTACGACCATTTCGGTTCCTATGATCCGGTCTGGTGGCTCGGCGTCGCGCTCGGCATCTTTGCGGCCGTCGTCCACTGGCCGATCGTCGAAAAACCGGTGCAACGGCCGATGATGCCGGCAGCGGCGTAA